One Candidatus Limnocylindrales bacterium genomic window carries:
- a CDS encoding phage holin family protein, giving the protein MMHILLRWLLSAVSFIIVAKILPGFRLKDFQRALAAAAVYGILQFLLFKLLVIISFIPVILTFGLFVFVINAFLLYLTDVLVEGFEIDNALTTLIGAVLLSLLNNLFYFLLRV; this is encoded by the coding sequence ATGATGCACATCCTTTTACGTTGGTTATTGTCGGCTGTGTCCTTTATCATTGTGGCGAAGATCTTGCCGGGATTTCGGCTTAAGGATTTTCAAAGAGCTCTGGCTGCTGCCGCAGTTTACGGGATTCTCCAGTTTCTTTTATTCAAGCTTCTGGTCATTATCAGCTTTATTCCAGTTATCTTGACCTTTGGACTCTTTGTATTTGTGATCAATGCGTTTCTTCTCTATCTGACCGATGTGCTGGTGGAAGGATTTGAAATCGATAATGCTCTTACCACTCTGATCGGAGCAGTTCTTTTGAGCCTGTTGAATAATTTATTTTACTTCCTACTCCGGGT
- the larA gene encoding nickel-dependent lactate racemase, with product MKVKLAYGKTGLEVNLPDDRVTVVEPEFIPGLADEKSAFVEALRHPIGTPPLQDLIKSSDTVAIVFSDITRPTPNKKILPWLLEEISHVPRNQVVLINGIGLHRPNTREELMDLIGREVMDNYRVINHEPHKKELLTYLGKTRFGGDIWINSEYLEASAKILTGFIEPHFFAGFSGGPKAVLPSVSGHDSIMHNHSAKMIGHPNASWGITSGNPIFEEMLEVALLTRPTFLANVTINSKKEITGIFAGDLVQAHRKGTEFVKKTAMRPVSKPFDIVITTNSGYPLDLNLYQAVKGMSAASRIVKEGGSIIIASECSQGIPDHGNYGKLLQMRSTPAELLEMINAPDFSLFDQWQVQIQAMIQLKARVYVYSLLPDDVIQKCQLLPCQNIETTVDRLLKEYGPQARIAVLPQGPMTIPYLVE from the coding sequence ATGAAAGTTAAGCTTGCTTATGGAAAGACCGGGTTAGAAGTAAATTTGCCGGATGACCGGGTAACTGTGGTGGAACCTGAGTTTATTCCCGGCCTGGCAGATGAAAAATCGGCTTTTGTAGAAGCCTTAAGACATCCCATAGGGACGCCACCTCTACAGGATTTGATAAAGTCTTCGGATACCGTGGCCATTGTCTTTTCGGATATTACCCGACCGACTCCTAATAAGAAGATCCTTCCCTGGTTACTAGAAGAAATATCCCACGTTCCGCGAAATCAGGTGGTCCTTATCAATGGAATTGGCCTCCATCGTCCTAATACCCGAGAGGAGCTGATGGATTTAATCGGCCGGGAAGTTATGGACAATTATCGGGTTATCAACCATGAGCCTCATAAAAAAGAGCTATTAACTTATCTGGGAAAGACACGATTTGGAGGAGATATCTGGATCAATTCGGAGTATTTAGAGGCATCGGCTAAGATCTTGACCGGGTTTATCGAGCCTCATTTTTTTGCAGGATTTTCGGGAGGGCCTAAAGCCGTACTACCCAGCGTGAGCGGCCACGACTCTATCATGCATAATCATAGCGCCAAAATGATTGGACATCCCAACGCTTCCTGGGGAATTACCAGCGGAAACCCCATCTTCGAGGAAATGCTAGAGGTTGCCCTGTTGACCCGACCTACTTTTCTGGCCAATGTCACCATTAACAGTAAAAAGGAAATTACCGGAATTTTTGCCGGTGATTTGGTTCAGGCCCACCGTAAGGGAACCGAATTCGTTAAGAAGACGGCCATGCGTCCGGTGTCGAAGCCTTTTGATATTGTAATTACCACCAACAGCGGATATCCCCTGGATCTTAATCTCTACCAGGCCGTTAAAGGAATGTCTGCAGCCTCTCGAATTGTCAAGGAAGGAGGAAGTATTATCATTGCTTCTGAATGCTCCCAGGGAATCCCGGACCATGGTAATTACGGCAAACTACTTCAAATGCGGTCTACACCGGCCGAGTTGCTGGAAATGATTAATGCTCCAGACTTCTCCCTGTTCGATCAATGGCAGGTCCAGATCCAGGCCATGATCCAGCTTAAAGCCAGAGTTTATGTATACTCTCTTTTACCGGATGATGTGATCCAAAAATGCCAGCTTCTCCCCTGTCAAAATATCGAAACAACTGTGGATCGGCTTCTGAAAGAATATGGACCTCAAGCTCGAATAGCAGTGCTTCCTCAAGGGCCTATGACAATCCCTTATTTAGTAGAATAA
- a CDS encoding NB-ARC domain-containing protein encodes MKLLCLLPYSRLARLIIVIGFLSCLFLSYLLTWIQPHFWLYWVVLDLLVITLIILGFLQARRGFSKSPPAMVVDMKIEGPARDSLLTAHIQNIESRIKPQKDLPYSEDWGEATPTEPFYGREEELSKLTRWIRTDHCRIIALLGMGGIGKTALSRKLAEQVKDRFDFVIWRSLREAPPLEDLLGDFLQFLSRQQKPERRKSVERRITLLMEYLQRHRCLIVLDNLESVLSQHDDLGHYSEGYEPYGWLIQRIGEISHSSCLILTSRRKPKEIFHLEGRTSPVRSLHLSGLRPAEIREILKDQNLSGTQEAWITLVNRYAGNPLALKLVSATIQHSFGGDITEFLKQEASNFNFEDIQDLLNRQFNCLSNLEEDILYWLAIGREPVSIKELLEDMIHPVSKVKLKEALESLQKRFLAEKDENERFTLPPTLMDYAINRLIGRICEEISTETPIFLNSHALLKAQEKDSIRNSQIRVILKPTADRLLETLGREVVESKLDNILSTLREKSPLIPGYTGGNALNLLVQMESDVRSYDFSNLTIWQAYLPGVVLHNVNFTHADLSKSVFTKTFGSISSVVFSSDGKFLAAGGADGEIRLWQVEDTRLLFTFKGHTGSVISIAFSPDSSMLASSSDDQTIKLWDIQTGRCFQTLRGHTNWVRSVVFNPGGKILASSGDDETIKLWDVRTGECLRTLQGHTNWVWSVAFSPDGNILASGSDDQTIRLWNSQTGECLKMLQGHTGWVDSVAFSPDGNLLASGSADQTIRLWDVQTGQCFKILSGHTDRIKSVAFSPKGNILGSGSDDQSIKLWNMKTGECLRTLQGHTDWVNTIAFSPDGHLLASGSEDQTIRLSEVRTGQCLRTLQGYTNGIWAIALSPDGSVLASGSEDQLVRLWDARTGQCFRILKGHTKRVRSLAFSPDNRILASSSDDQTIKLWDVHTGQCLKTLKGHTARVRSVTFSQDGQTLASRSADRIVRVWDVRTGQCLETFQGRTSYVRSVAFSPDGTTFAGGSDDQTVGLWSVSTGRCLKTFRGHLSHVWSVAFSPDGTILASGSEDQTIKLWGVPTGQCLKTLYGHRHGVWSLVFDPTGGVLISGSEDETIKFWDVQTGKCLKTLRNDRLYEGMNITGAKGLSEAQKATLKALGAIENLENVS; translated from the coding sequence ATGAAATTACTTTGCCTTCTACCTTACTCGAGGCTTGCGCGTCTAATTATTGTTATAGGCTTTTTAAGTTGCCTGTTTTTAAGTTATCTGCTCACCTGGATCCAGCCTCATTTCTGGTTGTACTGGGTTGTCTTAGACCTGCTGGTCATTACCCTTATAATTCTCGGCTTTCTTCAAGCTCGTAGGGGCTTCTCTAAATCCCCCCCGGCTATGGTCGTGGACATGAAGATAGAAGGACCTGCCAGGGATAGTTTGCTGACAGCACATATTCAGAATATTGAAAGCAGGATCAAACCCCAGAAAGATCTACCTTATTCAGAAGACTGGGGGGAGGCGACCCCAACAGAACCCTTTTATGGACGGGAAGAGGAACTGAGTAAGCTAACCCGATGGATTAGAACCGACCACTGCCGTATAATCGCCCTATTGGGCATGGGAGGAATAGGTAAAACGGCTCTTTCCAGGAAACTGGCAGAGCAAGTTAAAGATCGCTTTGATTTTGTCATCTGGCGTTCCCTCCGGGAGGCCCCTCCCCTAGAAGATCTGCTGGGGGACTTTCTCCAATTTCTATCCCGCCAGCAAAAACCAGAGCGGCGAAAAAGTGTGGAACGGAGAATAACCCTCTTGATGGAGTATCTCCAGAGACATCGTTGCCTGATTGTCCTGGATAACTTAGAATCGGTCCTTTCCCAACATGACGATCTAGGCCATTATTCAGAGGGATATGAACCCTATGGCTGGCTCATTCAACGAATAGGGGAAATCTCTCATTCGAGCTGTTTGATCTTAACCAGTCGAAGGAAACCCAAAGAAATCTTTCACCTGGAGGGTAGGACCTCCCCGGTTCGATCTTTACACTTAAGCGGATTAAGACCGGCCGAAATTCGAGAAATCTTGAAAGATCAGAATTTATCCGGAACCCAGGAAGCCTGGATAACCCTGGTTAACCGTTATGCCGGGAATCCGTTGGCCTTGAAGCTTGTTTCTGCAACCATCCAACACTCCTTTGGAGGAGACATAACAGAATTTCTAAAGCAGGAGGCCTCAAACTTTAACTTTGAAGATATTCAGGATCTTTTAAATCGACAATTTAATTGCCTGTCCAATCTGGAAGAAGATATTCTCTATTGGCTGGCCATCGGTCGTGAGCCTGTTTCGATAAAGGAATTATTGGAAGATATGATTCATCCTGTATCCAAAGTGAAATTAAAGGAGGCTTTGGAATCTTTACAAAAACGATTTCTGGCTGAAAAAGATGAAAACGAACGTTTTACACTCCCGCCTACCCTCATGGATTATGCAATTAATCGATTAATAGGGCGGATTTGTGAAGAGATTTCCACAGAAACCCCCATCTTCCTCAACAGTCATGCCCTCCTTAAAGCTCAGGAAAAAGATTCCATACGAAATAGTCAGATTCGGGTTATCCTTAAACCTACGGCCGATAGACTTCTTGAGACCTTAGGTAGAGAAGTTGTCGAAAGTAAATTAGACAATATTCTATCAACCCTGCGAGAAAAATCTCCCCTTATACCCGGATATACCGGAGGGAATGCCCTGAATCTTTTAGTCCAGATGGAAAGCGATGTGAGAAGCTATGATTTCTCGAACTTAACAATCTGGCAGGCTTATCTTCCGGGAGTCGTCCTGCATAATGTAAACTTTACCCACGCAGATTTGAGTAAATCTGTTTTCACGAAAACCTTCGGGAGTATTTCTTCGGTTGTATTCAGTTCCGATGGAAAGTTTTTGGCCGCAGGGGGGGCCGATGGTGAAATTCGCCTTTGGCAGGTGGAAGATACCCGGCTACTTTTCACGTTTAAGGGGCATACAGGTTCTGTAATTTCCATTGCTTTTAGCCCGGACAGCAGCATGCTGGCCAGTAGCAGTGATGACCAGACGATTAAATTATGGGATATTCAGACCGGTCGGTGTTTTCAAACCCTGCGAGGACATACCAACTGGGTAAGATCTGTGGTTTTCAATCCCGGTGGAAAAATTCTGGCCAGTAGCGGTGATGATGAAACCATCAAGTTATGGGATGTTCGTACCGGGGAATGCCTGAGAACACTCCAGGGACACACAAATTGGGTATGGTCTGTGGCTTTCAGCCCGGATGGAAATATCCTGGCCAGTGGGAGTGATGACCAGACGATCCGACTCTGGAATAGCCAGACCGGGGAATGTCTCAAAATGTTACAGGGACACACCGGTTGGGTAGATTCTGTGGCTTTTAGCCCGGATGGGAACCTCCTGGCTTCTGGAAGTGCCGACCAAACCATAAGATTATGGGATGTCCAGACCGGTCAATGTTTTAAAATTTTGAGTGGCCATACCGATCGGATAAAGTCTGTTGCGTTCAGTCCTAAAGGAAATATTTTGGGCAGTGGTTCCGATGATCAAAGCATCAAGTTATGGAATATGAAGACGGGTGAGTGTCTTAGAACGCTCCAGGGGCATACCGATTGGGTAAACACAATTGCCTTTAGTCCTGATGGGCATCTGCTGGCCAGTGGGAGTGAAGATCAAACTATCCGCTTATCGGAAGTTCGTACGGGCCAGTGCCTTAGAACTCTCCAGGGATATACCAACGGAATATGGGCTATTGCGCTTAGTCCAGATGGAAGTGTTTTAGCCAGTGGGAGTGAAGATCAACTGGTTCGGTTATGGGATGCCCGAACGGGTCAGTGTTTTAGAATCTTGAAAGGCCATACGAAACGTGTGAGATCCCTTGCCTTCAGTCCCGATAACCGTATTTTGGCCAGTAGTAGCGATGATCAAACCATTAAACTCTGGGATGTCCACACCGGTCAATGCCTCAAAACTTTGAAGGGGCATACTGCTCGGGTGAGATCTGTAACCTTCAGTCAAGATGGGCAAACGCTGGCGAGTCGAAGTGCCGATCGAATTGTAAGAGTATGGGATGTTCGAACGGGCCAGTGCCTGGAAACTTTCCAGGGGCGAACCAGCTATGTCCGATCCGTTGCCTTTAGCCCGGACGGCACTACCTTTGCTGGTGGAAGTGACGATCAAACCGTTGGCTTATGGAGTGTAAGCACAGGTCGGTGCCTTAAAACCTTCCGGGGACATCTGAGCCACGTCTGGTCGGTGGCCTTTAGCCCGGATGGAACCATCCTGGCCAGTGGAAGTGAAGATCAAACGATAAAGTTATGGGGCGTTCCTACCGGCCAATGTCTTAAAACCTTGTACGGTCACCGCCACGGAGTTTGGTCCCTGGTCTTTGATCCTACAGGGGGTGTTTTAATTAGTGGCAGCGAGGATGAAACTATTAAATTTTGGGACGTACAAACAGGTAAATGTCTCAAAACACTGAGAAATGATAGGCTTTATGAAGGGATGAATATCACGGGAGCTAAAGGCCTGTCCGAGGCCCAGAAGGCAACCCTCAAGGCTTTGGGAGCTATCGAAAACCTGGAAAATGTCAGTTGA
- a CDS encoding OB-fold domain-containing protein, with product MIGITRWGAYIPYYRLDGQTLSQIWGESFTGERAVANYDEDSLTLAAEAIRICLKDEDPRTYQGLYYASTSMPYREHQNATLLATVGDLSTDLFTADFSGSLRASTQAFRAAYDAVKAGSADKILIAASDIRLGEPGSGFEATLGDAGAALAIGKEGIVAEIQAFYSYSQDFLDVWRTEDQRYVKSGDQKFIETYGYRTFIRRALEGLLNKVGLNKTDISRVLFFAPDIRTFRSLSQDLGFKKEAYLPDPLLNTIGCTGTAYPFLLLIAALELANPGEKIVLLSYGSGSDAILFEVTENIKSQSGTRILAEQLHRKKNLNQYGKYLRFRKLVEVERLNPFSSLPVLWREEKQNLRLYGQKCRICGAIQYPSRYICWKCNTQNAFTEVRLNPRGKIFTFTKDYLVPTPNPPVVMVTVDLEGGGRFYAQMTDCEPDQVHIGMEVELTFRKLHEGEGYHNYFWKFRPVTTTQESESRS from the coding sequence ATGATCGGAATTACCAGATGGGGAGCCTATATACCCTATTATCGGCTTGATGGTCAGACATTAAGTCAGATCTGGGGGGAATCTTTTACCGGAGAGCGGGCCGTTGCTAACTACGATGAGGATAGCCTTACTCTGGCCGCAGAAGCCATCCGAATCTGTCTGAAGGATGAAGACCCCAGAACCTATCAAGGCCTTTATTATGCTTCGACCTCGATGCCTTATCGGGAACATCAAAATGCTACCCTCCTGGCTACCGTTGGCGATTTAAGCACCGATCTATTTACGGCCGATTTTAGCGGTTCCTTACGTGCCTCTACCCAGGCTTTTCGAGCTGCTTATGATGCTGTAAAGGCAGGCTCTGCAGATAAAATCCTCATAGCCGCTTCGGATATTCGGCTTGGAGAACCGGGAAGTGGGTTTGAAGCAACCCTGGGAGATGCCGGTGCTGCACTGGCTATAGGAAAAGAAGGCATCGTTGCAGAAATCCAGGCGTTTTATTCTTATTCTCAAGATTTTCTCGATGTCTGGAGAACGGAAGATCAACGATATGTGAAATCCGGAGATCAAAAATTTATTGAAACCTATGGATATCGGACTTTTATAAGAAGAGCTTTAGAAGGACTTTTGAATAAAGTGGGCTTGAATAAAACCGATATTTCAAGAGTCCTCTTCTTTGCCCCAGACATCAGAACCTTCCGAAGTCTCTCTCAAGACCTGGGATTTAAAAAAGAAGCCTATCTCCCGGACCCTCTCTTAAATACCATAGGATGTACCGGTACGGCTTATCCTTTTCTCTTGTTGATCGCAGCTCTGGAATTGGCGAATCCGGGAGAAAAAATTGTCCTGCTGAGTTATGGGTCAGGAAGTGATGCCATTTTATTCGAAGTGACGGAGAACATTAAGTCCCAAAGTGGAACAAGAATCCTGGCAGAACAGTTGCACCGTAAGAAAAATTTGAATCAGTATGGAAAATATCTCCGGTTTAGAAAGTTGGTTGAAGTTGAGCGATTAAATCCTTTTAGTTCTTTACCTGTCCTTTGGCGCGAAGAAAAGCAAAACCTTCGACTTTATGGTCAGAAGTGCCGGATTTGCGGAGCAATTCAGTATCCCTCCCGGTATATCTGTTGGAAATGTAATACGCAAAACGCTTTTACGGAAGTCCGACTCAATCCGAGGGGAAAGATTTTTACTTTCACAAAAGATTATCTGGTTCCAACACCCAATCCTCCTGTAGTTATGGTCACGGTAGATTTGGAAGGTGGAGGACGCTTCTATGCCCAGATGACAGACTGTGAACCGGATCAGGTTCATATAGGAATGGAAGTAGAACTGACCTTCCGCAAGCTGCATGAAGGGGAAGGATACCATAATTATTTTTGGAAGTTTAGACCGGTTACAACGACCCAGGAGTCTGAATCCAGAAGTTAG
- a CDS encoding dodecin gives MGDHIYKLIELTGSSTTSIEDAIQNALTRAARTVRHLRWFQVVETRGTIEDGRVGYWQVTIKVGFTLEE, from the coding sequence ATGGGTGACCATATTTACAAATTGATTGAACTAACCGGTTCTTCTACCACTTCTATAGAAGATGCCATCCAGAATGCCCTTACCCGGGCGGCAAGAACCGTTCGTCACTTGCGCTGGTTTCAGGTCGTTGAAACCCGAGGGACCATTGAAGATGGTCGAGTGGGTTATTGGCAGGTTACAATAAAGGTCGGATTTACCCTGGAAGAGTAA
- a CDS encoding aldolase/citrate lyase family protein, giving the protein MPRINKAVELLEQGQPIYLVNTGELTYENGVRMAQTWGDAIRLDLEHGPFDILALGEFMRGLVAGGPTPSGHRTPAVIVELPTDGTDEMVMRANAWMVKQVLAQGVHGILLCHAETPGAVRVLVESTRYSFQKIGVGDRLGQGRRGNGGQASAAKIWGVSESEYLRKADVWPLNPEGEILLGVKIENLRALENAEKTLAVPGIAFAEWGPGDMGMALGYPEQHDPPYPQEMIDIREKVKNLCKANRIFFLNQVSKEDITAMIDEGVMVCSAPNAEVASIGRVYTRRKVPW; this is encoded by the coding sequence ATGCCGAGAATTAATAAAGCCGTGGAGTTACTGGAACAAGGGCAACCGATTTACCTGGTTAACACCGGAGAACTTACTTATGAAAATGGGGTTCGTATGGCCCAGACCTGGGGGGATGCCATTCGCCTGGATTTAGAACATGGTCCCTTTGATATTTTAGCGTTGGGCGAATTCATGCGAGGTCTGGTTGCCGGGGGACCAACCCCAAGTGGGCATCGTACACCCGCGGTGATTGTCGAGCTTCCCACAGATGGAACTGACGAAATGGTTATGCGGGCCAATGCCTGGATGGTTAAGCAGGTACTGGCCCAGGGAGTTCATGGGATTCTGCTTTGTCATGCCGAAACCCCCGGAGCGGTCAGAGTATTGGTGGAGTCTACACGATATTCCTTTCAGAAGATCGGCGTCGGAGATCGGCTGGGACAGGGCCGTAGAGGTAATGGGGGACAGGCTTCTGCAGCGAAAATCTGGGGAGTTAGTGAGAGTGAATATTTGCGGAAAGCAGACGTATGGCCCCTCAATCCAGAAGGAGAAATTCTCTTGGGGGTAAAGATAGAAAACCTTAGAGCCCTGGAAAACGCAGAAAAAACCCTGGCCGTTCCGGGAATTGCCTTTGCAGAATGGGGACCTGGGGACATGGGAATGGCCTTAGGTTATCCTGAACAGCACGATCCTCCTTATCCTCAGGAAATGATCGATATCCGAGAAAAGGTCAAGAATCTTTGTAAAGCTAACCGTATTTTCTTTTTAAACCAGGTCAGCAAAGAGGATATTACGGCCATGATCGATGAAGGGGTCATGGTCTGTAGTGCTCCCAATGCCGAGGTAGCCTCTATAGGTCGGGTATATACCCGAAGAAAAGTACCCTGGTAG
- a CDS encoding cytochrome c, producing MEKHLVKKRSGITQSRIGLVTFLLLGLSLIKGFAAGDEQTQVNTGKELKNPYLGQKEAIEEGERIYRSRCVGCHKSRGGSGPNLFKTKLTDKQFLETVMNGRKGTNMPAWSNLFSIEDVWKVHAFVMSRDQL from the coding sequence ATGGAAAAACATCTTGTGAAGAAACGGTCTGGCATAACACAATCCAGGATTGGGCTTGTCACCTTTCTCCTCCTGGGGTTATCCCTGATAAAGGGTTTCGCTGCCGGAGACGAACAAACCCAGGTCAATACAGGTAAAGAGCTAAAGAACCCTTATTTAGGACAAAAGGAAGCAATCGAAGAGGGGGAACGGATCTACCGCAGCCGTTGTGTGGGATGCCATAAGAGCCGAGGTGGCTCCGGTCCCAACCTTTTTAAAACCAAGCTCACCGATAAACAGTTCCTGGAAACTGTGATGAACGGGCGTAAAGGCACAAATATGCCTGCCTGGAGTAACTTATTTTCGATTGAGGACGTTTGGAAGGTCCATGCTTTTGTCATGTCCCGAGACCAACTCTAA
- a CDS encoding PQQ-dependent dehydrogenase, methanol/ethanol family produces MTLLKDFWKKGEGNKPGLLKPEIPVVGRCKGAATGYAMEILSVLVMIMAIVIGFFHSKAGAGEVTYENLLKAHTNTSEWLMYSRTYEGHRYVPLTQITPANVHRLRPAWVFTTGGENRGLELTPLIHDGVLYISADQSRVFAVDARTGVKKWSYDPKLSKDVERVYCCGSNNRGVALLGDMVYVGTLDARLVALNKDTGAVVWETKVIDWEQGYSITGAPLVVKDMVLTGVAGGEFGIRGFVKAYDAKTGNLRWTTYTIPGPGEPGNETWPGDTWKNGGGSTWTTGVFDPELNLVYWNTGNAGPWNCHIRQGDNKWTAATIAMDADTGKIKWGFQYTPHDCWDYDSISTPVLADVTLGGRKVKALMHYDKNGFFYVLDRTNGKFIYGEPIVPGINWTLGLDPETGRPKVNPDMVAQSGGPEVAPVVPSLEGAIDWQPLAYNTDLNYIFFLSNDWAMGLKFWAENKFAPPTKGEWYLGADYQQYLRSENTGNFVGFDVVNRKIVWKVTGPAPFWAGAVTTQSGLVFTGDMRGYFMALDARTGTVLWQFQTGSGIIGSPITYELDGIQYVVVPSGGIGGDMIFYYTEPKAGNIWVFALDGGGPPRVPSGSNLVTIPGALPKVGEPGATLGGRVLPGYGFPPTEGSEPIKKE; encoded by the coding sequence ATGACCCTGCTTAAAGATTTCTGGAAAAAGGGGGAGGGTAACAAACCCGGTTTACTGAAGCCCGAAATCCCTGTAGTTGGGAGATGTAAAGGAGCTGCTACCGGGTATGCCATGGAGATCTTGAGTGTCCTTGTGATGATCATGGCAATAGTTATCGGGTTTTTCCATTCCAAGGCTGGTGCAGGTGAAGTGACCTATGAAAACCTGCTTAAAGCACATACCAACACCTCAGAATGGTTGATGTACAGTCGGACCTATGAGGGTCACCGCTATGTTCCACTCACTCAAATTACGCCTGCTAATGTGCATCGGCTTCGTCCTGCATGGGTATTTACAACGGGTGGGGAGAATCGGGGTCTGGAGCTAACCCCGTTGATTCATGATGGGGTACTTTATATTTCAGCCGATCAATCGCGTGTATTCGCAGTTGATGCCCGTACCGGCGTGAAGAAGTGGAGCTATGACCCTAAACTCTCGAAGGATGTGGAGCGTGTATATTGTTGTGGATCTAACAACCGGGGTGTGGCACTTCTTGGCGATATGGTGTATGTCGGTACCCTGGATGCGCGTCTGGTAGCCCTCAACAAAGATACCGGTGCAGTTGTCTGGGAAACTAAAGTGATCGACTGGGAACAAGGATATAGCATTACCGGCGCACCGTTGGTGGTCAAGGATATGGTACTCACCGGTGTGGCGGGGGGTGAGTTTGGCATAAGGGGTTTCGTTAAGGCTTACGATGCGAAGACCGGTAATTTACGGTGGACCACCTACACCATTCCTGGACCCGGTGAGCCTGGGAACGAAACCTGGCCCGGAGATACCTGGAAGAACGGCGGAGGGTCGACCTGGACAACCGGGGTCTTCGATCCAGAACTCAATCTGGTTTATTGGAACACAGGCAATGCCGGGCCCTGGAATTGCCACATCCGCCAGGGTGATAATAAATGGACGGCGGCGACCATCGCCATGGATGCCGATACCGGCAAGATCAAATGGGGCTTCCAGTATACCCCCCATGACTGTTGGGATTATGATAGCATCAGCACCCCGGTACTTGCCGATGTAACCCTTGGAGGCAGGAAGGTAAAGGCCTTAATGCATTATGATAAGAACGGCTTCTTCTATGTTCTCGACCGTACAAATGGTAAATTCATCTACGGTGAACCCATAGTTCCCGGGATTAACTGGACTTTGGGTTTGGATCCTGAGACCGGACGGCCAAAGGTAAATCCAGACATGGTAGCCCAGTCCGGTGGTCCGGAGGTTGCGCCGGTTGTACCCAGCTTAGAAGGAGCCATTGACTGGCAGCCGCTGGCTTACAATACCGACCTCAATTACATTTTCTTCCTGTCCAACGATTGGGCGATGGGTCTCAAGTTTTGGGCGGAGAACAAATTTGCACCCCCTACGAAGGGGGAGTGGTATCTGGGCGCCGATTATCAACAGTACTTAAGAAGCGAAAATACCGGTAACTTTGTAGGGTTTGATGTAGTCAATAGGAAGATCGTCTGGAAGGTAACCGGCCCCGCTCCATTCTGGGCCGGTGCTGTGACAACCCAGAGTGGCCTTGTCTTTACCGGGGATATGCGAGGCTACTTTATGGCCCTCGATGCCCGCACAGGCACGGTACTCTGGCAGTTCCAGACCGGTTCAGGTATCATAGGAAGTCCTATTACCTATGAACTCGACGGGATCCAGTATGTCGTGGTACCTTCGGGTGGTATCGGCGGGGATATGATTTTCTATTACACGGAACCGAAGGCCGGTAACATCTGGGTGTTTGCCCTTGACGGAGGGGGTCCTCCCCGGGTTCCGTCCGGGTCAAATCTGGTTACCATTCCAGGCGCCCTGCCAAAGGTTGGAGAACCCGGCGCTACCCTGGGGGGCAGGGTCTTGCCCGGTTACGGCTTCCCACCCACAGAAGGCTCAGAACCCATAAAAAAGGAGTAA